GCCGCGCGGGCGGCGCCGAGCGCGGCGAACGCGCGCCGCGCCGCCGTCGCCTCCTCGACCGCCGCCAACAACTGCTCGAAGTCGACCGGCTTGACGAGGTAGGAGCTCACCGCCAACTCGACGGCGGCGATCGCCGTGCCGACCGACGGATAGCCGGTGACGATGATCACCGGGATTTCGGCCGAAGCGGCCGCCAGAGCGCGCACGAACTCCAGATCGGGATTCCCCGGCATTTGAATGTCGGCGACGACGACGTCGTAGTCCGCCTGCGCGAGCATCCGCGACGCCACCCGCGCGTCGCCGGCGACGTCGCACTCGTATCCCGCCTGCTGGAGCAGCACGCACGTCGCGAGGGCGAACGTCTCTTCGTCGTCCGCGAGCAGCACGCGCGCCTTCTTTTCCATGGTCTCCCCCTTCGCCCGCGCCGGGCGCCCCGCGCGGACCCCGAGATTATTTTCCCCGACGCAAATCCGCCGCCACTCGGCGCGGCAGATCGGCGAGAAGTGCGTTGAGACGCTTGGCGTCCACCGGCT
This is a stretch of genomic DNA from bacterium. It encodes these proteins:
- a CDS encoding response regulator; translation: MEKKARVLLADDEETFALATCVLLQQAGYECDVAGDARVASRMLAQADYDVVVADIQMPGNPDLEFVRALAAASAEIPVIIVTGYPSVGTAIAAVELAVSSYLVKPVDFEQLLAAVEEATAARRAFAALGAARAALEAAAAANPDAPDEARRSLLDSPLAALEDAGLDPARLAKLLARHAPSGDCPDCRRLEDALLHTIDTLRRTKNSFKSKELGQLRR